The Nonlabens spongiae genome contains a region encoding:
- a CDS encoding DUF3891 family protein: MIVNPTQTGYEIITHYAHGLQAAQIGQHIIQDYRPKYWMETLCAMIEHDDKQLNFEHNNNVAKDGRPLDFTLVENSPEEILERCKRVVLSSRHRSGWVTLMIAQHLEFLYKQQIQNHSATNQFFSEVHELKKKIRKVYAINETQSKEYYELLRFCDRCSLILSMQQIPTEGREIEINQSINGCKYYLSDPGKGINVSPWIFDKDEFEVSTEVYKVEQIKFSDSKDLQQHLLDLSPVIKTWNFRKS, encoded by the coding sequence ATGATTGTCAATCCTACTCAAACAGGTTATGAGATTATAACTCATTACGCTCATGGTCTACAAGCGGCTCAAATAGGTCAGCACATCATTCAAGATTATAGACCTAAGTACTGGATGGAAACCTTGTGCGCGATGATTGAGCATGACGACAAGCAACTAAATTTTGAGCATAACAATAATGTTGCTAAAGATGGCCGTCCACTTGATTTCACATTAGTTGAAAATTCTCCTGAAGAAATTCTAGAACGTTGTAAACGTGTTGTCCTGTCTTCCAGACATCGTTCAGGTTGGGTAACGCTCATGATTGCTCAACATTTAGAATTTCTCTATAAGCAACAAATTCAAAATCACTCAGCTACTAATCAGTTTTTCTCAGAAGTCCATGAGCTCAAAAAGAAGATAAGGAAGGTTTATGCTATTAATGAGACACAGAGTAAAGAATACTATGAACTATTACGGTTTTGTGATAGATGTTCACTCATCCTTTCTATGCAGCAAATACCTACAGAAGGGCGAGAGATTGAAATAAATCAGAGTATCAATGGGTGTAAATATTATTTAAGCGATCCAGGGAAAGGTATAAACGTGTCACCCTGGATATTTGACAAAGATGAGTTCGAGGTCAGCACTGAGGTTTATAAAGTTGAACAAATTAAATTTTCTGACAGTAAGGACTTACAACAGCATCTTCTGGATTTGAGTCCGGTGATTAAAACATGGAATTTCAGAAAAAGTTGA
- a CDS encoding DUF421 domain-containing protein yields the protein MKYYSLKISFNEVGKWLMPDWNTSAIIITSVLGIFIGLIIIVRIAGLRTFAKMTSFDFATTIAIGSILASVSISPKNSIGNGIVALITIIAFQLLFALIQRYSKVFKKTATNEPVILMRNGEILEANLAKCNLDRSELIAKLREANVLKFSQVQAAVFESTGDVSVLHTSGEEDIELEERLLDFLDS from the coding sequence ATGAAATATTATAGTCTCAAAATCTCGTTTAATGAGGTAGGAAAGTGGCTGATGCCTGACTGGAATACCTCTGCCATTATCATAACCAGTGTGCTAGGTATTTTTATCGGATTAATCATAATAGTTAGAATCGCTGGGTTACGCACATTTGCAAAAATGACCAGTTTTGATTTCGCTACAACCATCGCTATAGGTAGTATACTTGCGAGCGTTAGCATCAGTCCTAAAAATAGTATAGGTAATGGTATTGTAGCCTTAATCACAATTATTGCATTTCAACTGCTTTTTGCACTTATCCAGCGATATTCAAAGGTATTTAAAAAAACCGCTACAAATGAACCCGTAATTCTGATGAGAAACGGTGAAATCCTAGAGGCTAATCTCGCAAAATGCAATCTAGATCGTAGCGAGCTCATTGCAAAATTACGAGAAGCTAATGTGTTGAAATTTTCTCAGGTACAGGCTGCTGTTTTTGAAAGTACGGGCGATGTAAGTGTCTTGCATACCTCTGGAGAAGAAGATATTGAATTGGAGGAGCGATTACTGGATTTTCTAGATTCATAA
- a CDS encoding DUF1989 domain-containing protein — MNIIEKRSGIAFTIKKGDKLKVTDISGQQVSDLVIFNAHDKSEALSAGKTMDFEESILITQRNYLWSNRGNKLMKILEDTNGRNDILLAPCSPETFAIMYDDIPEGQPSCLGNLAANLEPFGISRDEIPTAFNIFMNVQFTKDGQLSVDTPTSHAGDYVLLEALEDLIVGLTACSAPDSNGGSFKTIGYEIL, encoded by the coding sequence ATGAATATAATTGAAAAACGCAGTGGCATCGCTTTTACTATTAAAAAGGGGGATAAGCTTAAAGTCACAGATATATCTGGCCAACAGGTAAGCGATCTGGTCATATTCAATGCCCATGATAAAAGTGAAGCTCTGAGCGCAGGTAAAACAATGGATTTTGAAGAATCCATATTAATCACCCAGCGCAACTATCTATGGTCAAATCGTGGCAACAAGCTCATGAAGATTCTTGAAGATACAAACGGTAGAAACGACATTTTACTAGCGCCTTGTAGTCCAGAAACCTTTGCTATAATGTACGACGACATACCTGAGGGACAGCCTAGTTGTCTTGGAAATCTAGCTGCAAATCTTGAACCTTTTGGAATTTCTAGAGATGAGATACCCACGGCATTTAATATCTTCATGAATGTTCAATTTACAAAAGATGGTCAACTGTCTGTAGATACACCTACGAGTCATGCGGGCGATTATGTATTACTGGAAGCGCTGGAAGATCTTATAGTAGGCCTGACTGCTTGTAGCGCACCAGATAGTAACGGAGGATCTTTTAAAACAATAGGATATGAAATATTATAG
- a CDS encoding ferritin-like domain-containing protein, with translation METTKEAADRISREQKVNALNELLIKNYDSESGYKTAITETENVRLKSYFQAQAAQRSQYVNELDKAIRDLNAEPAKSGSALGSVHRSWIDFKTAFTGKDDEAVLEECIRGDKTAVEEYEEVLKDTTLLEPTRQTVQLQLNGIKNTLDTIKSLEDIVD, from the coding sequence ATGGAAACAACAAAAGAAGCAGCAGACAGAATATCACGAGAGCAGAAGGTAAATGCTTTGAATGAATTACTGATCAAAAATTATGACAGCGAGAGTGGTTATAAAACCGCCATCACAGAAACCGAAAATGTGAGACTCAAGAGCTATTTTCAGGCTCAGGCGGCTCAGCGGTCACAATATGTAAACGAGCTGGATAAGGCCATACGCGATCTTAACGCAGAACCTGCAAAAAGTGGAAGCGCATTAGGTAGTGTACACCGTTCCTGGATCGATTTTAAAACGGCATTTACGGGAAAAGACGATGAAGCTGTACTTGAAGAATGTATACGTGGCGATAAAACGGCGGTAGAAGAGTATGAGGAAGTCCTTAAAGACACGACCCTGTTAGAACCCACTCGCCAAACCGTCCAACTTCAATTGAACGGTATTAAAAATACCCTGGACACCATTAAGAGTCTTGAGGATATTGTGGATTGA